A DNA window from Methanobrevibacter sp. contains the following coding sequences:
- a CDS encoding ArsA family ATPase yields MAFKDYFNFNKDKTTFIFVGGKGGVGKTSVSSATALWLSEQGKKTLIVSTDPAHSLADSLEMPIGSYPREIKTNLFAVEIDPDEAMAQKQAQLEAQKASNPDEGGLLGMDFLSDQLDMASSSPGADEAAAFEMFMNVMNSDEYDVVVFDTAPTGHTLRLLSFPEVMDSWVGKMIMLKTKLGSATNALKKIMPFMEAVDDPKTSEDLKRTKEQIDKAKTVLSDPDRTTFKMVVIPEEMSIYESERALEALGKYDITVDSVIVNQVMPDICDCDFCHSRHKLQQKRLALIDQKFQDQHIAEVPLFKDEVKGLDKLLKLAHILYEGEDNDEVVQEAIQL; encoded by the coding sequence TTGGCATTTAAAGATTATTTTAATTTTAATAAAGATAAAACAACATTTATTTTCGTTGGTGGTAAAGGAGGGGTTGGAAAAACTTCTGTTTCTTCTGCTACTGCATTATGGTTGTCTGAACAAGGTAAAAAAACATTAATTGTATCAACTGACCCTGCACATTCATTGGCTGATTCATTGGAAATGCCAATAGGAAGTTATCCTCGTGAGATTAAAACTAACTTGTTTGCTGTTGAAATTGACCCTGATGAAGCGATGGCTCAAAAACAGGCGCAATTGGAAGCTCAAAAAGCATCCAATCCTGACGAGGGTGGTTTGTTGGGTATGGACTTTTTATCAGATCAACTGGACATGGCGTCTTCCTCACCGGGTGCTGATGAGGCGGCTGCATTTGAAATGTTTATGAATGTAATGAATTCTGACGAATATGATGTTGTTGTATTCGATACTGCACCAACCGGTCACACTTTAAGATTATTGTCATTTCCTGAAGTAATGGATTCATGGGTAGGTAAAATGATAATGCTTAAAACAAAATTGGGTTCTGCAACAAATGCTTTAAAGAAAATCATGCCGTTTATGGAGGCGGTTGATGATCCTAAAACTTCTGAAGATTTAAAAAGAACTAAAGAACAAATCGATAAGGCAAAAACAGTTTTGTCCGATCCTGATAGGACAACATTTAAAATGGTCGTAATCCCGGAAGAGATGTCAATTTATGAATCTGAAAGGGCATTGGAAGCTCTCGGTAAATATGATATTACTGTTGACAGTGTTATTGTAAATCAGGTAATGCCTGATATTTGCGACTGTGATTTCTGCCACTCCAGACATAAATTACAACAAAAACGCTTGGCTTTAATTGACCAAAAATTCCAAGACCAGCATATTGCTGAGGTGCCTCTATTTAAGGATGAAGTTAAAGGTTTGGATAAGTTGCTGAAATTAGCCCATATTTTATATGAGGGCGAAGACAACGACGAAGTTGTTCAAGAAGCTATTCAGCTTTAA